One region of Desmodus rotundus isolate HL8 chromosome 11, HLdesRot8A.1, whole genome shotgun sequence genomic DNA includes:
- the ZNF451 gene encoding E3 SUMO-protein ligase ZNF451 isoform X2 — translation MGDPGSEIIESVPPAGPEATESTPDENEDDIQFVCEGPLRPVLEYIDLVSSDDEEPSTSHSDRMPESKVPSSENHRPEMCSSCSVPLPIGKSSSSGSCTSSPQRIVSQPSSVENPLENQKNDQNNSDVKISETETLKSSQNYQTLPSSPLLVPQESLVSSEVKEDLSPESSSSQHGQDAILYLQTQVAEMSRVIRDLQSRSCFRFHHSRPSENSSVPWDITSKEENLSTVEEEADCKSPSTDDKGQPADPSQTSFTGLLKRMEQRGVIKRVTLQSEGESCDGKPDYVTSKKRLVPPLHPLLRIATTEVFKDPADCHPSSFMGHRVYPVAKDTSPFQPNPPAEGPIVEALEHSKRGSTASPLDSTSKEMEVMGCRFYHAASIAARAASYMAYMTQYQRKLWEDMEDLVHDPEFDRGKARCIISDGMDAGLWQLCTTRDIMDSVVRVMAMAVDYRRQAWLRLTSLTKKTQEKISHLPFDGTSLFGQDVNAVVAEENSIKENDYKDHSKYYNQHRYFYSHDQKVHYHNRGYSKGDWYKPRNHPYRYRKKGESPERHGYKN, via the exons GAAGGACCATTGAGACCTGTTCTTGAATACATTGATCTGGTCAGCAGTGATGATGAAGAGCCTAGCACCTCTCATAGTGAT AGAATGCCTGAGTCTAAGGTGCCATCCTCTGAGAATCATCGCCCAGAAATGTGCTCTAGCTGCAGTGTTCCTCTTCCCATTGGAAAGAGCAGCTCCTCTGGGAGTTGCACCAGCAGTCCACAAAGGATAGTTTCTCAACCTTCTTCTGTTGAGAACCCATTGGAGAACcagaaaaatgatcaaaataacTCAGATGTTAAGATCTCTGAGACAGAGACACTTAAGTCATCACAAAATTATCAGACTCTGCCTTCATCTCCACTTCTGGTCCCCCAAGAATCTTTGGTCTCTTCAGAGGTCAAGGAGGATTTATCTCCAGAATCTTCATCTTCACAGCATGGACAGGATGCCATCCTCTATCTCCAGACACAAGTGGCTGAGATGTCCCGAGTGATCCGTGATCTGCAGTCCAGGAGTTGTTTCAGATTTCATCATTCTAGGCCAAGTGAGAACTCCTCAGTGCCTTGGGACATCACCTCCAAGGAAGAAAATTTATCTACAGTGGAAGAAGAAGCTGACTGCAAATCCCCTTCAACTGATGACAAAGGGCAGCCAGCTGACCCGAGTCAGACTAGTTTCACAGGTCTTTTGAAGAGAATGGAACAGAGAGGTGTTATAAAGAGAGTAACATTACAGTCTGAAGGAGAATCATGTGACGGGAAACCTGATTATGTGACCTCTAAAAAACGTTTGGTTCCTCCATTGCATCCTCTTCTAAGAATTGCCACCACTGAGGTTTTTAAAGACCCAGCTGATTGCCATCCTTCTTCTTTCATGGGACACAGGGTATATCCTGTGGCCAAGGATACCTCTCCTTTCCAACCAAATCCTCCAGCTGAGGGCCCCATTGTAGAAGCTTTAGAGCATAGCAAAAGAGGAAGCACAGCATCTCCTCTAGATTCTACCTCAAAAGAAATGGAGGTCATGGGCTGTAGATTCTACCATGCTGCTTCCATTGCAGCCCGAGCTGCTAGCTACATGGCCTATATGACTCAATATCAGCGTAAACTCTGGGAAGACATGGAGGATCTGGTCCATGACCCAGAGTTTGATCGTGGAAAAGCAAGATGTATAATATCTGATGGTATGGATGCAGGCCTTTGGCAGCTTTGTACTACTAGGGACATAATGGACTCTGTAGTCAGAGTTATGGCAATGGCAGTAGACTACAGGAGGCAAGCCTGGCTCCGACTTACATCTCTCACTAAGAAAACCCAGGAGAAGATCTCACACTTGCCCTTTGATGGCACTTCCCTCTTTGGACAAGATGTGAATGCCGTTGTTGCAGAAGAAAACAgtataaaagaaaatgactataAAGACCACAGCAAATACTATAACCAACATCGATATTTTTATAGTCATGATCAGAAAGTACATTATCACAACAGAGGGTACTCCAAAGGGGATTGGTACAAACCCCGAAACCACCCGTATAGATATAGAAAAAAGGGAGAATCTCCAGAACGCCATGGGTACAAGAATTAG